The following proteins are co-located in the Lentibacillus sp. JNUCC-1 genome:
- a CDS encoding SLAP domain-containing protein, producing MTDRYNKNAGREKRFATTLRIPSGKLVSDDTYHYYASHNDKSPKLKKDQLSLYGIDLSQLEDGSLQATALIRSTVHKPVRLKESEIVILDENGQPIARITENFSSLEALQPNTAYPWQFVFPPESIMGDEVPWDSNVWSLAFETKPAHKLDMTDEEKASISEVSLAKLRKIVEQAPALDKDELSFMGLSIRQTKDDELITTLLVRNGTIQDLELKQVPLIIYDALGEAAARGTFKLSHLTIKANSSKPITLVFPKEALVKEKLDLSSWKIEHVE from the coding sequence ATGACAGATCGATATAATAAAAACGCTGGACGTGAGAAACGATTTGCGACAACATTGCGTATCCCCTCTGGCAAGCTTGTTTCGGATGACACTTACCATTACTATGCTTCACACAACGATAAAAGCCCCAAGTTAAAAAAAGATCAGCTCTCCCTCTATGGAATTGATCTTTCCCAGTTAGAGGATGGCAGTTTGCAGGCAACCGCCCTCATCCGCAGCACCGTACATAAGCCAGTCCGTCTGAAAGAGTCTGAGATTGTTATTTTGGATGAAAATGGGCAGCCGATTGCGAGGATTACGGAAAATTTTTCGAGCCTAGAAGCTCTGCAACCGAATACAGCATACCCTTGGCAATTTGTATTTCCGCCTGAATCTATCATGGGGGATGAAGTCCCTTGGGATTCGAACGTATGGTCATTGGCTTTTGAAACCAAGCCCGCTCATAAGCTGGATATGACTGATGAGGAGAAGGCCAGTATTTCCGAAGTATCCTTGGCAAAACTGCGTAAAATTGTAGAACAGGCTCCTGCGCTCGACAAAGACGAGTTGTCTTTTATGGGCCTGTCCATCAGACAAACAAAAGATGATGAATTGATTACGACCTTGCTCGTGCGAAACGGCACCATACAAGACTTGGAACTTAAGCAGGTTCCTCTGATCATTTATGATGCTTTAGGCGAGGCGGCCGCAAGAGGCACCTTCAAACTGTCACATCTCACCATTAAAGCGAACTCCAGCAAGCCCATCACCCTCGTCTTTCCAAAGGAAGCGCTGGTCAAAGAGAAGCTTGATTTGTCCAGCTGGAAAATCGAACATGTAGAGTAG
- a CDS encoding ABC transporter ATP-binding protein, which translates to MTANQTVMHNSKSAASPDQDDILRVKNIKKYFPINGGILRRPVNYVKAVDDVSFSVRRGETLGIVGESGCGKSTLGRVLIRLLDSTEGDIIFNGENIAEAPSRKMRSYRKALQMIFQDPFGSLNAKMSIRQLIEEPLIVQTDHSKAERTEKVESMIQKVGLRISDLQKYPHQFSGGQRQRIGIARALIVEPELVVCDEAVSALDVSIQAQVLNLMQDLQDELNLTYLFISHDLNVVNHVSDRVAVMYLGRVAEIAPNDALYSKPLHPYTQFLLKAIPEVTEDSEATDDVLSGDIPNPANPPSGCAFRTRCPFANDLCAQVRPELQEIESGHYVACHAYDTDNPERPELKR; encoded by the coding sequence ATGACAGCTAACCAAACAGTTATGCATAATTCGAAATCTGCGGCATCTCCTGATCAAGATGACATCCTGCGTGTGAAAAATATTAAAAAATACTTTCCAATCAACGGCGGGATATTAAGACGCCCCGTCAACTATGTGAAAGCGGTAGATGACGTCTCTTTTTCAGTCCGGCGCGGTGAAACGCTCGGGATTGTCGGAGAATCTGGTTGTGGAAAGTCAACGCTTGGTCGTGTCTTAATACGACTGCTGGATTCCACTGAAGGCGACATCATTTTTAATGGGGAAAATATAGCAGAGGCGCCTTCCCGCAAAATGCGTTCCTATCGCAAGGCGCTGCAAATGATTTTTCAGGATCCGTTTGGGTCACTTAACGCTAAAATGAGCATTCGGCAGCTGATTGAAGAACCGCTGATTGTGCAAACCGATCACTCAAAAGCCGAACGTACTGAAAAAGTTGAATCCATGATTCAAAAAGTGGGGCTGCGCATATCAGATTTGCAAAAGTATCCGCATCAGTTTTCTGGCGGGCAGCGGCAGCGGATTGGCATTGCGAGAGCGCTGATTGTCGAACCGGAGCTGGTTGTCTGTGATGAGGCAGTCTCAGCGCTGGACGTGTCAATTCAGGCACAGGTGCTGAATCTGATGCAGGACTTGCAGGACGAGTTGAATTTAACATATTTATTTATCTCGCATGACTTGAATGTTGTGAATCATGTGAGTGACCGGGTGGCTGTCATGTATCTTGGCCGCGTGGCAGAGATCGCGCCAAATGACGCTTTATATTCGAAGCCGCTTCATCCATATACACAGTTTTTGCTGAAGGCGATTCCTGAAGTGACGGAAGACTCTGAGGCTACCGATGACGTCTTGTCCGGTGATATTCCCAACCCGGCGAACCCGCCATCAGGCTGTGCATTTCGGACAAGATGCCCATTTGCAAATGACCTTTGCGCCCAGGTCAGACCTGAGCTGCAAGAAATCGAGTCAGGTCATTACGTCGCCTGTCACGCATACGACACCGATAACCCAGAGAGACCAGAGTTGAAGAGGTAA
- a CDS encoding ABC transporter ATP-binding protein, translating to MASDNEVLKVDHLKTYFYMKDDKVAKAVDDVSFTIKRGETVALVGESGSGKSMTALSVMQLIKKPGKIAGGDIYLENESLTQFSKKEIERVRGKDIGMIFQEPMTALNPVFTIGNQMIEMIVKHKKVSKKEAKLKAIELLNLVGISRPEQIIKDYPHQLSGGMRQRVMIAIAISCEPKLLIADEPTTALDVTIQLQILKLLFDLQKKFNMAILFITHDLGVVSEHADRVMVMYGGQIVEEAATKEVLFDTKHPYTEGLLNSLPHMHKPVKRLQAIEGTIPPAYDFPKGCRFAPRCPYAMDACREGPIPLYEAADDHLSRCILHKEGGEHHDS from the coding sequence ATGGCATCTGACAATGAAGTGCTGAAGGTTGACCATTTGAAGACCTACTTTTATATGAAAGACGATAAAGTTGCCAAAGCTGTTGACGATGTATCATTCACCATTAAACGAGGGGAAACAGTTGCCTTGGTTGGTGAGTCAGGCAGCGGTAAAAGTATGACGGCCTTGTCGGTTATGCAGCTGATTAAAAAGCCTGGCAAAATTGCGGGTGGCGATATTTATTTGGAAAATGAGTCGCTGACACAGTTTTCCAAGAAAGAAATTGAACGTGTCAGAGGGAAAGACATCGGGATGATTTTTCAGGAGCCGATGACCGCACTTAACCCTGTTTTCACCATTGGCAATCAAATGATCGAGATGATTGTCAAACATAAAAAGGTCAGCAAAAAAGAAGCCAAGCTGAAGGCGATCGAGTTGTTGAACTTAGTCGGGATCTCCCGCCCGGAACAGATCATTAAAGATTATCCCCATCAATTATCCGGAGGCATGCGGCAGCGTGTAATGATTGCGATAGCGATCTCGTGTGAACCGAAGCTGCTGATTGCCGATGAACCTACCACAGCACTGGATGTAACGATTCAGCTGCAAATACTTAAACTGCTATTCGATCTCCAAAAGAAGTTTAATATGGCGATACTGTTTATCACCCATGACCTGGGCGTCGTTTCTGAGCATGCGGACAGAGTGATGGTCATGTATGGCGGCCAGATTGTCGAGGAAGCTGCAACGAAAGAAGTGCTGTTTGATACCAAGCACCCTTATACAGAGGGGTTGCTAAACAGTTTGCCTCATATGCACAAACCCGTTAAGCGACTGCAGGCTATTGAGGGCACGATCCCGCCTGCATATGATTTCCCCAAAGGCTGCCGGTTTGCGCCGCGTTGTCCTTATGCGATGGATGCCTGCAGAGAAGGCCCGATTCCGTTATATGAAGCAGCCGATGACCATTTGTCACGCTGTATCTTGCATAAAGAAGGAGGCGAACATCATGACAGCTAA